The genomic DNA aaatgaaggagtAAAATCCGAGatctatattttttgattgaaaagcagcaatataaaatactaaaaataaaaccgtaaacaatataagttttgttgaggcccgcgacagttaaaaaacgcttttctaggcatcgaaaatcgcaaaatttcgtgttcCTACGGCACACATTATAGTTGGTTTCCGGTTGGCCttcaaaaacatttcgttaCTATCGAAACACAGTTAATTGTGGGCGGGATTTgactttttatccattacttttaagttgacgtcgaaaattttcgtgttgactttaaacaaggttgagtacgcgactttttcccggtttgtgatgatatatgagataattaaagtatattcgatcaatttttattgtactgaaataaattttacttcgtgaaaattgacagaaaatatacagatttttcgaaaggttttatttttaaaaataatccgagtggcagcattgcgattgagcggagtcagtgttacaagtacatctcaaatttatcgaattcgcaaaatagcaaaaatacggattaaaacaatatataaacgggcagtttaccacacatttttatgtccgcggactGCCGTATAGTGTTTTAGAggggctcttgttttgtcgacgcaaccgcaattttaattgaagacaattaatttaataaatcaagacattttaaatgtgccggtatcggtctttgattgattactttgcacaagtgaaaaatcatttttcgttgaaaagtcgtctcttttaacaagtggcgtaatcgcggcgactgttcggcgtggatttcgaggcggtgaatttgtattttcgatttacttgtatactttataattattttctttgTATGAAGTAATATTGTACTAtacgggattttatatcagatatcgagatttttgtaacggcgataacgatatcggaagattgcaaaaatacgtatcaaaattaaatagatCTGGCagcttatttcatatttttatgtccacaaatCGACGTTGTATTTAGTtcacgaatatttttattttgacgtaagaagtcgcaaccgcgagttacgttgcacacaattaaattaataaatagggacattttagaatctcgtggctgacatggattgaatattctacgcgacagaaaaatcattatacgcttaaaaaggcggctcttttaacgagcgcataatcgcggtgactgttacagacggcaAAGGGAATTTCCGActttgacccccccccccccctcgtattaaattatgaataaaaaccctgcaaagtcattgcgtgaatcctgaatgttatttcgagttcaaatgacgatttaataaatcggcaataatggaaattctactagtcaaatcatcaaatgatatttccttggtaaaattcaggaaaaaattcgcacaatagcttaccttgttttgcatttctgattttacgaaacggcgttAGTGCGCTTTATGCAGAACTAGGAATTGAAACCCAATATGACTCCTCCaatttgtcgtttctgtttgttagcaaaaGCCGTGTGCTTATATTCAAGAAATTAgttcagtgacgcgcaagttcCGTGTCCAAGCAAAGCAGCCTAGATAtgctagaacagtggttcttaaagtatgggtcgcgacccaaacatgggtcgcggaaggttttaaaatgggtcgcgacaaggtcgtcaatgcaagggcaatctaagaggagaaggacgaattttcagctttcccaatgtttcaatttagcttctaaactctggtatttaaaaatgatgaaatataaaatttcattcacggaaagaactgtcttgagctcattgttacatcacaattctgatatgccagtcacgtgtattggttttatggtatcggtaaccatgcacgtcgcttgtcgttgtgttgaccgtgtggaatgtcgtcttagtggattaaaataaccaaaaatgggtgtctttttggtaatgtaaattgtaatagacgacgcaatgaaaaagctcgcctctcaacattagattattcaatatctagagaaaatgtgacttcatctcgaggcacaatttaccgcgaacgaagcagtgtgtgcacatttgatgagtaaaaagttgtatattgcgagagataccgaaggccagctagaatgtcgtgtttgcgacggacagcggcacttttctgctacaattcgcgacaaggcacttgtgcgagcgaggatatttggcactaacggttatcaaaactaagctcgcaatcgcctcgatacccgtgacaacttgcgtattgcgttaagtaaaatagagctgtgtattgaagatataatgaaaaggaaattacagtttcatcaatctcactgagtcaatggactgtttctattaaatagttgtctgtatttgagtcaaactgtactaacattaaaaacacattttgcgttatttaggattgggtcgcgagtattcataaaactcagatttgggtcgcgctcgaaaaagtttaagaaccactgtgctagaagaatgacatcgacaggttattgttacgtgacaatacacggcgcggtgtttttcggtaggcgatccaagttcgccccccaaaattatggaaagtgtccgcccctggtTACCACGTATTTAAATGAAAAGATATAATTCCAAGCAACTAGGAAAGTCCGGCCTCTATAACGGATACGGATGGACTGTAGAGAATGACATGAAAATATCCATCTCATTTAATATTATGCTATATCGTACGTTGTTCGGCTCCTAATTATATTACTATATTACCAATAAAAGCTTAGATACAACAAATACTTTATAGCCTAAATGTTAATCATCCAACAAgatgatttattttgttttgctttttgtaTATACGGTATTTATTGTCCTTAGACAAGTTGAAACACGAGTAGATAAATGAATGTACCAACCTATCGAACGTGAAGTGCTAGTTACACAATTTTAACTCAATAGATCCACcgtgaataaaaaatatatataaattgtatttgaatacttGCGTCCTTCAGTAAATTGCATTGTGGAAGATAAGATCAAATTTCATTATGAGCGCGGCGATTCCGTTAATTTTGCACTTTTTACAGAATCACGGCACAGGaagctttgtcaataaattaatatcaattttgtATAGGACAAATAACCAACCTATGGAAGAAGTTATGAAGTTCACTCTATCAAAATGAAACTGTATCGTCAATTCGTTTTAGTTTTACAGTTGTTCAAGTTTtgtagttttttgtttttttgaaggaTTGCACTCATAGAATTATATGCTTTGAACGTCAGCTAGATGATTGAATTGTTTTGCTAACTTCTTGTTGTTAGGACTGAAATTGAGTAGCTAATTATGATTAAGTTGTTTTGAGGtcattcaatactgttaaatgAATTTTTGTACAGAAACATACATTGTGGAATATCAATCAGCATTGCTTTACAATAGAAAGATCTTGTATCGTTATTTTAGTTTTCATGTTGACGTATATTTACAAGAATGTAATgaatatcataatttttttcaatatagtctCCATTGCCACATTTGTCTTCCTGGGATTCATAGCcatttaaatatgtataatatatttgtCACTATTGGCTCGAGTGAGGGCTTCGAGTAGAGCTGCATTTATTCCGAATTTAAACTTCTTTCTTActgtatatttttatctttatacATAAATTAAGATGATGAAGACTCCCAATACTGACTTCCAATACTCATGAAGCTTCCAATACTGACATGGCAGAAGCAAATCCACCTGAAGAACTGCGGCTGGCAGCAGAGCCACGAGTtattaacaatgttttccacatTGGTGCAATACATAATGAATGCCATCATCATCATGAAGATATAATACATAATCACGTGTAAGTGATTCAACACtcctaaaatattattatttttattactcaaATTACAGGCATTTCGTGCGGGTGTTTGTAAACTCTACTAGTTGCCTAGTATTTTCCACCAAAGCTTCGccgttttaattttgaattctgGATTTTGATTAGGACAATACCAGATGTATAAAAagtttgaattaaaaaagtatTGTTTCAACGCAAAAAAAGCATATTCAATACTCTACTGATCAGCTTATATGCAGATTTCCCAAAAGTTATAACATATATGATGTAACATTGATGCGTAATTCAAGGTCGGTTATGTAACGATTCTTGTACTTGATATTCCAGATCTCCACCTGCTCGCGGCATAGCTACTCAACTGGGTAAGTTATTGTActataaatatatcaataagACGGAAATATCCTcaaaaaatgtatttgtaaTACTCAAGTGAATTGAATTTCCCAATCAAACCTATCTACCGACTTTTATCCTTATAATTTGTTGCCATAAACAACGGCTGTTCATGGTTGAAAGTAGGAATAACGACTCTCCATGGTCATAGAAAGCCAAACTTCTGGTGGAGGCACAGAAACGATGGACAGATATCAATTCAACGAAATGGCTGATGAAGGACACGAAGCACTTTTACATGAAAATGAAGAAGCTTCCAAATTTAGAATAATATGCTTcaatttcgtttatttttttttcttgtcaaaTCGGAGGTTCTGAATAGGTTCTTTCTTTGAGAAATTGacatttatcaatattaatcAACGTGCTATATGCCAAAACTCTACTTTCTGATTGGTTAGATTTAGACTTCGTGCTTTATGCTTGTTATAAAATGTCAACATATATCTTCAACTTTTTATTCGACAGTGGTGGCAATACCGGAAGAAATTAAAGACGATTGGGCCAACGTTTTATCAGTAGTTAGTAAAACATGGGAGACACTCTACAATAAAATAATGGTAGACATTCGCGACAAGAACATGAAAGGTGGAGACAGAGTGAGAAATGCTCTGGCTTCAATATGCAAACATCTGAAGACGCAAAGTTTAgaagaacttgtaatagaagattattttgtgcgACAATTTGTCGGTAAAGTAAAAGATGTAATGAACATGGGGAGTATATTAGCGGAAAAACAGTTGAATATTCTTTCTATCATCTGTTTTTATGTTGCTGCAAAACTGCATCACATCAGTACAAAACGCAATTTCTCTGTTCTGGGAATAAAGGAGACTGtagaaaaaataacattatttattAAGAAAATCACCAAAGAGGACAACATGATGGAAAAAGTCATTCACAGTTGTGTTCTACCCCTCCTGCTGGAGATGTCTGAGTTGGTACCATGCGTTGCAGATGCAGAGCCAAAAGTGAAATTTATTAACGAAGTCTGGTGTTTATATAACGTCGCTCTCTGCTATTACTACTGTGATATTCGAGAGAAATCTGTGACGGTCAACTTATCCGTCACTCAACTTATGGAAAAGGAATATAACAACGACGCCGTCAAACGTCGAGTATTCGGACATTGTCATCACAATGCTGCACTTGCTTACAGCGAAAACAATCAATTTGGTGAAGCAATTGAACATTACAGGGTGGCCGTCGAGTCTTATGAGAAAGCCACTGATTGGGCCAGTGAAAACCATATGAATGAAAAAGTCAAACTCACGATAGAATATCTGAGAAGAGCAGAATACGCAAAAATTgacatatatataattatatacatgAAAACACGTTTCACTTGTTCTATTACGTACAGTTCAGTGTTAATGAATAGACTGCTAATAACCAGAGTAAAGTGTAAAAAAAAGTTAGACCAGCGCCAAACTTAAGTAGCTGAATgtggtaattttgttttttcgtcCTCGCTCGGAATTATTCACAAAacttaatatttatattcaatatactttctaatattttgtgtttaaatGAAAAATGCTATTCAGAACAATGTAGATGATTGCTTTGTATACAAGTGTAGGTGATGGCGAATCTAGCTTCAGAATGTGCTATATCTTTGCATATACACGTTTTGCTATTCAAATGCATTAGCagttttatacaaataaaaatgaatcgaAAATTGCTCGGTTCAACAGTTTATGTGTGATGCGTGGTTCTTCTATTACGGGGTCTGTTTATAAATACGCTACAATTATTGAGGCCAAAAGACTGCTGCAATTTCAGGGATTGGCAAATTAGAAGGCGTGCCAGTACGGAATTTAGATTGATCTTGGAGATTTGGACTTCagttattacatatatattctgACTTATTTTTCTTCCAAAAGAAATATCTTATTGATTATCTTATACTCTTACTTTTGATAACAGCATTGGTTTGCTCCATAACCGTATGTATTGTATCACAATCTTGTAAGGTTTTACACTGGTAATGGAGTAGGGAGTTCTAATGATTATGAGAGTATGGTATCGTAACATTGGCTAGGGAAATATGTAATTATCTAACAACAATGTGCTATTAACACGACCTTAGTAATGATGCTTCCAATACCATTAAGAAGCGACTATAGTACTTAATTAGGTTAGGACGCGATATGATAAATGATTTCCAACGAAACAGTTTGATCCCGAAATGACGGTTCATTTACCTCACACTTCTCAACGTGGTCCAAGTAGACCCACAGGGGTCCAAAGCGGGAACTCAGGGGGTCAACAGATAAAGTgctaattatattaaataagtaCAAGTTGTTGCTCGTCTCGTGTGTTGTTGGATAAACTGAAATGAATGGAAGAGAAAATGTTGGATTTGTGCTTGGATTAAAATTGGATCTTGATGTTAGTTACAAAGTTCTCACTGAGACTTCTGTTAGTCCTTTATCAATAAATGTAACTTGTTCCCAATCCCAATCAAACCTTTCTACCGATTTCCATCTTTATATTTGTTGCCATGAACAACGGCTGTTCATGGTTGAAAGTAGGAATAACGACTCTCTGTGGTCACAGAAAGACAAACTTCTGGCGGAGGCACAGAAACGATGGACAGATATCAAATCAACAAAATGGCTGATAAAGGACACGAAGCACTTTTACATGAAAATGAAGAAGCGTCCAAATTTATCAGCATATTCCGGAAAGAAGTTACAGAATAATATGGttcaattttgcatattttttttcttgtcaaaTCAGATGTTCTGAATAAgttctttttattttgagaaattgacatttatcaatattaatcAACGTGCTATAAGTCAAAACTATACTGGTTGATTGGTTAGATTTAGACTTCGTGCTCTATGCTTGTTATAAAATGTCAACATATATCTTCAACTTTTTATTCGACAGTGGTTGCAATACCGGAAGAAATTAAAGACGATTGGGCCAACGTTTTAGCAGTAGTTAGTAAAACATGGGAGACACTCTACAATAAGATAATGGTAGACAGACATTCGCGACAAGAACATGGAAGGTGGAGACAGAGTGAGAAATGCTCTGGCTTCAATATGCAAACATCTGAAGACGCAAAGTTTAgaagaacttgtaatagaagaTGATTTTTTGCGACAATTTGTTGGTAAAGTAAAAGATGTAATGAACATGGGGAGTATATTAGAGGAAAAACAGTTGAATATTCTTTCTATCATCTGTTTTTATGTTGCTTCCAAACTCCATCACATCAGTACAAAACGCAATTTCTCTGTTCTGGGAATAAAGGAGACTGTAGAAAAAATAACATCAATTATTAAGAAAATCACCAAAGAGGACAAAATGATGAAAAAGGTCATTCACTGTTATGTTCCACCCCTCCTGCTGGGGATGTCTGAGTTGGTACCATGCGTTGCAGATGAAGAGTCAAAAGTGAAATTCATTAACGAAGTCTGGTGTTTATATAACGTCGCTCTCTGCTATTACTACTGTGATATTCGAGAGAAATCTGTGTCGGTCAACTTATCCGTCATTCAACTTATGGAAAAAGAATATAACAACGATGCCGTAAAACGTCGAGTATTCAGACATTGTCATCACAATGCTGCACTTGCCTACAGCGAAAACAATGAATTTGGCGAAGCAATTGAACATTACAGGTTGGCCGTCGAGTCTTATAAGAAAGCCACTGATTGGGCCAATGAAATTCATAGGAATGAAAAAGTCAAACGCACGAAAGAATATCTGAGAAAAACAGACGTTCGCAAAAATTGACATATATGAAAACATATTTCTATTGTTCTAATACCTAATTACTATCTCTCGAACTCAATATCTCAATAAGTACtgcaaatattattcaaaagtaTAATAGCAATAATTGCCCAGTTCAGTGGTAATGAATTGACTGCTAACAACCAGagtaaaatgtgaaataaatgtgggtatttttgttttttcgtcTTGCTCGGAATTATTCACAAAACttaataattatattcaatatactttctgatattttgtgtttaaatGAAAAATGCTATTTAGAACAATGTAGATGATTGCTTTGTATACAAGTGTAGGTGATGATGAATCTGGCTTGAGAATGTGCTCTATCTATGCCTATACACGTTTTGCTATTTAAATGCATGACCAGtttcatacaaataaaaatgaatctaAAATTCCTCGGTTTAACAGTTTATGTGTGACGCGTGGCTCTTCTCCTACGTGGTTTGTATATAAAAAAGCTGCAATTAATGAGCCCAAGAGGCTGCGGCAACTTCGTGGAATGACAAATTAGAAGGCGTGGCAGTATGAAATCTATTTTGGTCTTGGAGTTGTTGACATTAGTTATTACATATATTATTCTGACTTATTTTTGCACCAATAGAAATACCTCATTGATAATCTCATACTCCTACTTTTGATAACAGCATTAGTTTACCCAATAACAGTATGTATTGTATCACAATCTTGTAAGGTTTTAAACTGGCAATGGAGTAGGGAGTTCAAATGATTATGAGAGTAGGGTATCATAACATTGGCtaacgaaaaaaaaacgtcaTTTGTAAATATCTAACAACACTGAGCTATTAATACGACCTTAGTAAtgattaaagagtccagctgcacactaacacaaatgtatttctgtaacgtttcgtacaaatatcagtggagctcatttcagatgtaattaaaaaaaaaagttttattattgcatttacgaaaatgatgggtaactaaatgtaattaaaattatggGCACTTAGAGAATCACGAACATCTGAAATGAGCTCCACTGATATTTGTGGTTCTAATTTTCCCATCATTACTTCTACGGCTAAATGCAAATCAAATGTTTATGCATTACGTCATAATTgatttgatgtttcaaattcatttaccaaatttatttcttgccattgttgtaaactgttgtctgaggaagtctgactctggtcggacgaaacggtacagaaatacatttgtgttagtgtgcagctggactctttaattgaatagaatagtcatgtttattccagctacagtatccttgcagtatacgcatacggatccactagcacaggggtcaccaaacttttttgaccgcgggccgggtatgactcaaattgtgttgaaaagggccggatgaatatttttgtcaatgcaatacaataaattcacaaatgttgggaatatcgcagaatatagatcaagaacatcctaggaaaaaaattaacaagatttaTATATCtagaccataggttctcaaagtgctccgtacggagccccagggctccgcgagagaaaaccaggggctccgcgagctattctattacttttcaaaatactgacttggctaattcaaaacttttcctagaagcaataacagctttgataaaatttgacaacaatatagcctcgaaatatggcaaagtgaCGGAattaaaatgacattatttataagcaggagcgcagccaggataactaagagggaggaggttcacaattggaatcggaaatttcagcgcaacattctttgcgattaaaaaaaaaacgaataaggagatttctgttgcgtaaaatgtTCAATTCATTACCGttgcgagcatttaaagtgtcttgtcgcaataatttaattatgctcatcgttactcacgttcgaGACTACCATtaggattactgaaatgaaaaaatactattGTAAAATAACCTAAActgcgtgataaactgccaacaataaataaattggagtcgtatttttgcgaacttgggatttgttaaatttgatttgttc from Styela clava chromosome 12, kaStyClav1.hap1.2, whole genome shotgun sequence includes the following:
- the LOC144430344 gene encoding uncharacterized protein LOC144430344, which produces MAEANPPEELRLAAEPRVINNVFHIGAIHNECHHHHEDIIHNHVSPPARGIATQLVVAIPEEIKDDWANVLSVVSKTWETLYNKIMVDIRDKNMKGGDRVRNALASICKHLKTQSLEELVIEDYFVRQFVGKVKDVMNMGSILAEKQLNILSIICFYVAAKLHHISTKRNFSVLGIKETVEKITLFIKKITKEDNMMEKVIHSCVLPLLLEMSELVPCVADAEPKVKFINEVWCLYNVALCYYYCDIREKSVTVNLSVTQLMEKEYNNDAVKRRVFGHCHHNAALAYSENNQFGEAIEHYRVAVESYEKATDWASENHMNEKVKLTIEYLRRAEYAKIDIYIIIYMKTRFTCSITYSSVLMNRLLITRVKCKKKLDQRQT